In Juglans regia cultivar Chandler chromosome 13, Walnut 2.0, whole genome shotgun sequence, the DNA window TATGagacttttttataaaaatgcttTGCGAGaattggttttgatttttttttattaaataattaagtaaatattttttaatgatgttattattttttttttaaatatttaagtggattaaaaaatacaagaaaaaaggcaaaaaaaagtaaaaagaaaaaatggccTTGTCAAGGACTTTTCTCGTGCTACACCTTCGGTGGGTTAGCAGTgggatattaaattattaaaactgCAAAATGTAAACCGctgtttatcattttccttacaaGTAATGCTAGTTATAATTTTAGTATGTGTAAGTTTtgcatacttttttaaaaaaaattagagtctattattaaaaatataatattttttatgtatgtctCACATTTATTCACTTTCTTGTAAGAAAGTGTGCGAGACTTACATAccttaaaattacaaatatcatttattatatattattagtcacTTCATTAAGTAATATTTACCACCACATTATAATTAGATATTAACCACAGTTTAATTATAATGATCATAAAGCAAACATCATATATCTTATGTAGGACCGCAAAAGCAATAGAAAATGCTAGAAATGTTAATTGAACGTGCAGATTTGAGATCGGTGAGAAATGAGGCCATCCAAGAAAGTATTGTAGCATGCGGATGTGGAAATAAAAACCAGCAACCCCTGCCCCTGGGTCCTCTTATGGCTGGCAGTAGGGTTGTACACCGATGAGTTCGGCGTCGGTTTCGGTACCAAATCGAGACTCCACCGATGTCTGCCATGAGATATCAGAATCGGCCGAAATCAGTCGATTGGAGAGAGGAGCAGCGTTGCAGGAAGAAGACCTAAGAAGAAGACGAAACTCTAAAACAGTGAAAAGTGAAGAAGActgatgaagaagatgacgGGAAAAAGGAGGAGGCGTGTTTAATTAACCAACTTTGAAACGGCGCTGccgtttcatatatattttttttaacaaatagcATAAGGAAAACGATGTCgtttaactcatttaaatgaaacacaccgttttatttaacatatattcaatatatatataagggttgGCTGGTTCAATGGTTTTTAAAGCAAATTGGCGTTGAACCGGCCGACATCGGTTTCCTTCAGTTTCGTACTTCGGCAACCGGTCTGATCGGTTTTTTACTGGTTTAGATGGTTCCTATACAGCCCTAGCTGACAGTGGTCTCCTCGCCAGCGAGGCGTCtaatttagattatattaaattcAATGGAGGAGGGAAAGGTTGGACTTGGGGATCAAAGTAGGGTATATAAATGCTTGTTATGCCTCCTTCACACATGCTCACATGCTGTATCAAGACTGATAGCCTTTAGTCACAGAATTATATAAATAGCCGAGAAGCCAAGTTGCTGGCCCTCTTTACTCAGAGAAAGGGATATAGAAACTTggtagggagggagggagagagagagagagagagagagagagagagagagagagagagagagagagagagactctgGTTGGTATAATATATATCCAGAGCTTTCTTAAAGTCGGATCCCCTGCTATATGTGGCTTCTCATTATCCTAAATTGCCCATAATAGTTTGTCTCTTCCTTTCCCCATAAAAGACACTCTTTCCTTTTCAGCGAAGAgttgtttagataatgattagaagTTAAAAGTTGGTAGAAGTTAAGAAATAATTAGAGAATGAAGATCCAGTGCGGCGTATGTCACAAAGGGGAGGCCACTGTATTCTGCCCTGCGGATGAAGCTGCTCTCTGTTATGGCTGCGATAACAGCATCCACCACGCAAACAAACTTGCCGGCAAACACACTCGCTTCTCTTTGATCCACCCCTCCCTCGAGGAACTCCCTATCTGCGATATTTGTCAGGTACTCATTCCTCATCTCTTTCTTATTTAATAAGCTAGAACAAAGGAATATACGAGTCATGACTTTCTATAACGAATAAAGTTACTTTAGCCAAATTGCCGGTTTTATTCTACCCAAGCTGGGTGCAAGGGTCACATCTCaggagtttttgtttttaattttttagttttttgggaGATCTTTCTGAGAGATTAAGGGCCGTTTAGTGATGTTATTCGTTGTTTCTGCAGGAAAGGCGCGCCTTTCTTTTCTGCAAAGAAGATAGAGCAATTCTATGCAGAGAATGTGACGTCCCAATTCACAAAGCCAATGAACATACCCAAAAACACGATAGGTTTCTTCTCACAGGTGTAAAGCTCCATGCCTCTTCTTCTTTATACCCAACCCCAACATCCTCCAATGGCTCTGAAGCAAACATCGACACTGAGATCAGAAGCCCAGAGTCTTCATCAAGAAAGAGACCAGACACTTTTCCTAATGAATTGTTCCTCAGTTCTCCAAGTGGGAATGCAAATCCAACAGCTAGCAAGGTTGAAGAAAATCAGATTAACGACAGTACGGCTTCCATTTCAACCAGCAGCATATCAGAGTATTTGATGGAAACTTTGCCGGGTTGGCGAGTTGAAGACCTTCTTGACCCCGCATTTCCTGCCAATGGTTTCTGTAAGGTTTGCAGTACTTCCTACGacatataaaatgagaatatttcgTTCTTTTCCGAGTAGTTTCTATTTTAGAAAGCATCAAGTTTATTTGctgatattattaatacttgcaAATAATGCAGAGCTTTGATCAATCTCTCCCGTTAGTGGATCAAGATCTTGAGAGAAATATGGGTTCTTTTCCATCAGAAGATTCGGGCATCTGGATTCCTCAAGTACTGCCTCAATTTCATCTCTTTCCCCAGGCTGATTTTCTGAATGGATTCAAGGAATCGGCAAAGACTACTGACGTAAAAGTGAGCAGCCAGAAATGGAGTGATGATGGTTTTACAGTACCTCAAATCAGTCCTCCATCTAAGAAATCAAGACGCTTTAGATAAAAAGCttgctttttaaattttatatgtgCCAATTCATGTTCAACCTGTTCGTAATCTGCAGATCATCGTCGGTGTGTGGTTAATTCTGGGGTCAGTCAGTGGCTTTGATGTTGTTCGCTCGAATTGTTTGTAATCATGTAAAacaccaaaaatataaaaagttattCTATTCTATAGATCTGAATTacattattcaaattaaattatacagGTAAACACTTTCATATCTATGATGATCGGTGAAAAGGAGAATATAAGATACTTTACATTGCAAGTACAACAACAGCTGTTATTCAAGAAGACCATCTAAATAACATAGTTCCCACGTCCATAAAGCCTAAAATTACAACTAAAAAAGACGGATTAAATTGTTGTAAAAAGGACTTCTTTCAAATTTAAGGCCAAGGTATTAATCAATTACTTAGATTGTACATGTTTATCTTTTTATTCGTTTTTTTAATTTCGTCAAACTAACCCATAGGTTTGATATTTTATCCAAGGCTGCAGTCTGAATTATGCAATTTAGGtaagtaatgctactcatcatctcaattttcatcatcttcttattatcttatgatattaaattaaataattagagattatttattatattttatttataaatttattatctaaaatcacatcataagatgataaaaagatgataaagaaaaatgatgaatagatttattCGTGAAGAAATTGCTCACCTCTTGGCTTAAAGCATCTTTTTGAGGttgaaacaatattaaaaatagtacAGCAACAGCTCATAACaataatgatgataataatgGAAAAGGTACGTTCCAGGCCATAAAACCCATATCTAGATTTAAACCCAAATCCATAGAAGTCGACGGGATAGCGGATTCAGACACAGCACCATTCATGGCCAAGATTTTCTGATGATACCATTCGGTACCGAGAGCAACGCCGCCATTGTTAAAGAGGCAGGAAAGATGCGAAACCGGAGTACTCACTTTtcttatttgcataaaaatcaATTCCTATTTCTTTGTGGAGTAAATTgtgggaaagaaaaataagcaaATATTGAACAGTTTCGGCATtgcaaaagaggaaaaaaagatgCTTCTTACGGAAGCTTACATCGTTTTTATATACACGGTCATGAATTTAAAGTCACAGCTAACACCATTCCGCTGCTTGCTAAAAATCAAAGCATGATTCTGCACCTGAAAACttcaaatttactttttttttttttttttctgtttttaaatatgaatttacCTTTTGGATAGTTACAAACAAGCAATCTAATAAAAGAATTCGCTCAGCTCT includes these proteins:
- the LOC108986927 gene encoding B-box zinc finger protein 20-like isoform X2, which codes for MKIQCGVCHKGEATVFCPADEAALCYGCDNSIHHANKLAGKHTRFSLIHPSLEELPICDICQERRAFLFCKEDRAILCRECDVPIHKANEHTQKHDRFLLTGVKLHASSSLYPTPTSSNGSEANIDTEIRSPESSSRKRPDTFPNELFLSSPSGNANPTASKVEENQINDSTASISTSSISEYLMETLPGWRVEDLLDPAFPANGF
- the LOC108986927 gene encoding B-box zinc finger protein 20-like isoform X1, translating into MKIQCGVCHKGEATVFCPADEAALCYGCDNSIHHANKLAGKHTRFSLIHPSLEELPICDICQERRAFLFCKEDRAILCRECDVPIHKANEHTQKHDRFLLTGVKLHASSSLYPTPTSSNGSEANIDTEIRSPESSSRKRPDTFPNELFLSSPSGNANPTASKVEENQINDSTASISTSSISEYLMETLPGWRVEDLLDPAFPANGFCKSFDQSLPLVDQDLERNMGSFPSEDSGIWIPQVLPQFHLFPQADFLNGFKESAKTTDVKVSSQKWSDDGFTVPQISPPSKKSRRFR